In the genome of Saccharomonospora viridis DSM 43017, one region contains:
- a CDS encoding transglutaminaseTgpA domain-containing protein, whose product MTTTESRPRHARQHSGSGNGAPRAMATLLAPAAAMFATISAATSLTGVIEGGAWLAYITVAALLVACTGLALRSLRLPTLLVGAAQALALLLLVTGAFTRNSILAVIPGPAAFAELADVLTAAFEEIKTGAPPVEGNVSILCLATIAIGIVAILVDALVVAAYAPAAAGLVLLCVYAVPSALADELLPWWTFVLGATAFTVLLAVDGSHRHRRWRNRSTPGTGVSFATVSVPAVVVAGALSAGLVAGVTITGVGTEGRLPGSNPGARTVLGGLGVNPFTSLRGMLDQGDDVPLFRVTGLGDDQRLLRAFTLDTYYPNEGWGLPDGPMPAGVPANGELPFAPGDDGSAPSREIRIEPVHWNDVWLPVFGSPRALHGLSEGWYYDRTSGSVFRERSQNPAPYVEVAALEEPTRAELRRATPTPGDVADIYTDDSRVDPRVAELARRITASADTTFDKVHAVWKYFDTANGFTYDTQTAPTADSDALADFVLNGKRGYCEQFASAMAVMLRSLDIPARVAVGFTSGYRDGDVRTITSRDAHAWVEVHFGEFGWVSFDPTPLADGRGYVPSYLDNENASGADRSNDDESPGTQQDSSPQTPDATEERTAEQDLAAQPEQRRPVSGSMSWLGVVTAVLAVAAVVATVPPIVMARRRGGKHRPRATTGPASWLPASAVVLWGLTVALATWWGVHWVATLVLFAVAAVALTPWTLRQLQRRHRLREVEQGRGTEATDAAWRELLQECADRGIEISDNDTVRIAAQRIVQHQRLDKQAKNDLRTVVTVVERSWYSSGTEWHPREAAGFAKAFHGVLDGLARTAPLFWQDRLLPRSILRNVRRKTDEQATGRHEKSAARG is encoded by the coding sequence ATGACAACCACCGAATCCCGACCCCGGCACGCCCGCCAGCACTCCGGGTCCGGAAACGGCGCGCCCCGGGCGATGGCCACCCTGCTCGCCCCCGCCGCGGCCATGTTCGCCACCATCAGCGCCGCCACCTCACTGACCGGTGTCATCGAAGGCGGTGCTTGGCTCGCCTACATCACCGTGGCCGCTCTCCTGGTGGCATGCACCGGACTCGCGCTGCGTTCGCTGCGCCTGCCCACGCTCCTGGTGGGAGCGGCCCAGGCGTTGGCCCTCCTGCTCCTGGTCACGGGCGCGTTCACCCGCAACAGCATCCTGGCCGTCATCCCCGGCCCCGCGGCGTTCGCCGAATTGGCCGACGTACTGACCGCCGCGTTCGAGGAGATCAAAACCGGGGCTCCACCGGTGGAGGGCAACGTCTCGATCCTGTGCCTGGCCACGATCGCCATCGGGATCGTCGCGATCCTGGTGGACGCGCTCGTCGTCGCGGCGTACGCCCCGGCTGCCGCCGGCCTCGTTCTGCTGTGCGTCTACGCGGTGCCGTCGGCGTTGGCCGATGAACTGCTGCCGTGGTGGACGTTCGTGCTCGGAGCGACAGCGTTCACCGTGCTGCTCGCCGTGGACGGCAGTCATCGACACCGCCGATGGCGGAACCGGTCGACCCCCGGCACGGGTGTCTCCTTCGCCACCGTCTCGGTCCCGGCCGTGGTGGTGGCGGGTGCGTTGTCCGCGGGGCTGGTGGCCGGTGTCACGATCACGGGTGTCGGCACCGAGGGCAGACTGCCCGGCAGCAACCCGGGTGCCCGCACGGTGCTCGGCGGTCTCGGGGTCAACCCGTTCACCTCGCTGCGCGGCATGCTGGACCAGGGTGACGACGTACCCCTGTTCCGGGTCACCGGTCTCGGCGACGACCAACGGCTCCTGCGCGCCTTCACCCTCGACACCTACTACCCCAACGAGGGCTGGGGACTACCGGACGGTCCCATGCCCGCCGGTGTGCCCGCGAACGGTGAACTCCCCTTCGCCCCGGGCGATGACGGCAGCGCTCCCAGCCGCGAGATCCGCATCGAACCCGTGCATTGGAACGACGTGTGGCTGCCCGTTTTCGGCTCCCCTCGGGCTCTACACGGTCTTTCCGAGGGCTGGTACTACGACCGCACCAGTGGTTCGGTGTTCCGCGAACGCAGTCAGAACCCTGCCCCCTACGTCGAGGTGGCGGCCCTGGAGGAACCGACGAGGGCCGAGCTGCGTCGGGCGACCCCCACTCCCGGCGACGTCGCCGACATCTACACCGACGACAGCCGCGTCGACCCGCGGGTGGCCGAACTCGCCCGGCGGATCACGGCGTCGGCCGACACCACGTTCGACAAGGTGCACGCGGTGTGGAAGTACTTCGACACCGCGAACGGCTTCACCTACGACACCCAGACCGCTCCGACAGCCGACAGCGACGCCCTGGCGGACTTCGTCCTCAACGGCAAGAGGGGGTACTGCGAGCAGTTCGCCTCGGCGATGGCGGTGATGTTGCGGTCGCTCGACATTCCCGCTCGGGTCGCGGTCGGGTTCACCAGCGGCTACCGCGACGGTGACGTGCGCACCATCACCTCGCGCGACGCCCACGCATGGGTGGAGGTCCACTTCGGCGAATTCGGCTGGGTGAGCTTCGATCCCACTCCGTTGGCGGACGGCCGAGGCTATGTGCCGTCGTACCTGGACAACGAGAACGCTTCCGGTGCCGACCGCTCCAACGACGACGAGTCACCGGGCACACAACAGGACTCGTCCCCGCAAACCCCTGACGCGACGGAGGAACGGACGGCGGAACAGGACCTCGCCGCGCAGCCCGAACAGCGACGTCCGGTCTCCGGCTCGATGTCGTGGCTGGGTGTGGTGACGGCAGTCCTCGCCGTCGCCGCCGTGGTGGCCACGGTCCCCCCCATCGTCATGGCTCGACGTCGAGGGGGGAAGCACCGTCCGAGGGCGACCACGGGCCCCGCGTCGTGGCTGCCCGCCTCGGCCGTGGTCCTGTGGGGTCTGACCGTGGCTTTGGCGACCTGGTGGGGGGTGCACTGGGTTGCGACACTCGTCCTGTTCGCGGTAGCCGCTGTGGCCCTGACCCCGTGGACGCTGCGTCAGCTGCAACGGCGCCACAGGCTACGGGAAGTGGAACAGGGCCGAGGCACCGAAGCGACCGACGCCGCGTGGCGCGAACTGCTCCAGGAGTGCGCGGACCGCGGCATCGAGATCTCCGACAACGACACCGTGCGGATCGCCGCTCAGCGGATCGTCCAACATCAACGGCTCGACAAGCAGGCCAAGAACGATCTACGCACGGTCGTCACCGTGGTCGAGCGCTCGTGGTACAGCTCGGGAACCGAATGGCACCCCCGGGAAGCCGCCGGGTTCGCGAAAGCGTTCCACGGTGTCCTGGACGGGCTGGCCCGTACGGCTCCGTTGTTCTGGCAGGACCGCCTCCTGCCGCGTTCGATCCTGCGGAACGTGAGGCGGAAGACCGACGAACAGGCGACGGGCAGGCACGAAAAATCCGCTGCTCGGGGCTGA
- a CDS encoding DUF3040 domain-containing protein — translation MPLSEHEQRLLDQIERELYAEDPKFASAVRGTSMRRPTRRRRVQGIALFVVGVAMLVLGVAGQAPFLRIAEIPWLSVLGFLVMFGGVLLAVTALGASGEVVDPAPQGRGGHGGRGGAPAKSSFTERMEERFRRRFEDR, via the coding sequence ATGCCACTCTCCGAGCATGAGCAGCGGCTGCTCGACCAGATCGAGCGCGAGCTCTATGCCGAGGACCCCAAGTTCGCATCCGCTGTGCGCGGTACCAGTATGCGCCGCCCCACGCGCCGTCGACGTGTGCAGGGCATTGCCCTCTTCGTCGTGGGCGTCGCCATGCTCGTGCTCGGTGTCGCGGGCCAGGCGCCATTCCTGCGCATCGCCGAGATCCCGTGGCTCAGTGTGCTCGGGTTCCTGGTGATGTTCGGTGGCGTGCTACTGGCTGTGACAGCACTGGGAGCATCTGGGGAGGTCGTTGATCCCGCGCCCCAAGGCCGCGGCGGCCATGGTGGCCGCGGTGGTGCTCCCGCCAAGAGTTCTTTCACCGAGCGCATGGAGGAGCGTTTCCGCCGGCGCTTCGAGGACCGCTAG
- the dinB gene encoding DNA polymerase IV, whose product MGRNTALPAGFERFRVTDSTRPDDTGCHVLHVDMDAFFAAVELRTRPELADQPVVVAGSGPRAVVLSANYPARRFGISSAMPVAAARKLCPHAVYLPPSRGLYSEVSRSVMALFREITPLVEPLSLDEAFLDVGGALRRLGATATEIGARLRARVEAEHGVTCSVGVAGMKFVAKLASGMAKPDGMVVVPVEETVSFLHPLPVSALWGVGPKTAEVLRGHGLHTIADIAATPPDRLRRWVGVATAEQLHALAHGRDERRVVPETEEKSLGAERTFDTDLSDREAQRRQLLDLSEKVASTLRHRGLRGRTVSIKVRFSDFRTVTRARTLPSATDVAREIHSTAVALLEEMGTTAPVRLLGVRVEGLSGATDAEQLTLDDVRPTSRWRDAEVAVDSARSKFGAAAVRPASLLARNAD is encoded by the coding sequence ATGGGACGGAACACGGCGTTACCCGCGGGGTTCGAGCGATTCCGGGTCACGGACTCGACGCGGCCCGATGACACCGGCTGCCACGTGCTGCACGTCGACATGGACGCCTTCTTCGCGGCCGTGGAACTGCGCACCCGGCCGGAGCTGGCCGATCAGCCCGTGGTGGTCGCCGGGAGCGGACCACGTGCGGTGGTGCTGTCGGCCAACTATCCGGCACGGCGTTTCGGGATCTCGTCCGCCATGCCGGTGGCGGCGGCGAGGAAACTGTGTCCCCACGCCGTGTACCTCCCCCCGTCCCGAGGGCTCTACAGCGAGGTCTCCCGCAGCGTGATGGCCCTTTTCAGGGAGATCACACCGTTGGTGGAGCCGCTGAGCCTCGACGAGGCGTTCCTCGACGTGGGCGGAGCACTGCGCAGACTCGGTGCCACCGCAACGGAGATCGGGGCCCGTCTTCGGGCCCGGGTGGAGGCCGAGCACGGCGTCACCTGTTCCGTCGGCGTTGCCGGGATGAAGTTCGTGGCCAAGCTCGCCTCCGGGATGGCCAAGCCGGACGGCATGGTCGTGGTTCCGGTGGAGGAGACGGTCTCCTTCCTCCATCCGCTCCCGGTGTCGGCGCTGTGGGGGGTGGGGCCGAAAACGGCCGAGGTGCTCCGAGGACACGGCCTGCACACGATCGCCGACATCGCCGCCACGCCACCGGACCGGTTGCGGCGTTGGGTGGGCGTGGCCACGGCGGAGCAGCTGCACGCGCTGGCTCACGGGCGGGACGAGCGTCGGGTGGTGCCGGAGACGGAGGAGAAGTCCCTCGGCGCCGAACGCACTTTCGACACCGATCTCTCCGACCGAGAGGCGCAGCGCCGCCAGTTGCTGGACCTGTCGGAGAAGGTCGCCTCCACTCTGCGACACCGGGGGCTGCGGGGCCGCACGGTGTCGATCAAAGTGCGGTTCTCCGACTTCCGCACCGTCACCCGGGCTCGTACGCTGCCCAGCGCCACCGACGTGGCCCGAGAGATCCACTCCACCGCCGTCGCCCTGCTGGAGGAGATGGGAACGACCGCGCCGGTGCGGTTGCTGGGGGTTCGGGTCGAGGGGCTCAGCGGTGCTACGGACGCCGAGCAACTGACCCTGGACGACGTACGCCCGACCTCCCGGTGGAGAGACGCCGAGGTGGCGGTCGATTCGGCGCGGTCCAAATTCGGCGCGGCGGCTGTACGCCCCGCATCACTGTTGGCGCGGAACGCGGATTGA
- a CDS encoding class I SAM-dependent methyltransferase produces the protein MRAETSAGQGAAVRKVLEAELRAARARGAEEPTVVDVGGGSGVWAVPFAAAGCRVTVVEPNLDALATLERRAAEDGVLDRITVVADDSDALAEHVRPGSADLVLAHSLLEVVDDPAGVVTAIAAVTAQGGAVSVLTANRHAAALHWALSGRLEEAHRLLAEPSGVLSGDSETILRRLDVEGLTTLLEGAGLTVERIQGDGVVSEIISAEPAPGLAASWERDLAEFEALAAVTVPLRDIASRLHALARKPA, from the coding sequence ATGCGAGCGGAGACTTCGGCCGGTCAGGGGGCGGCGGTGCGGAAGGTGCTGGAGGCCGAGCTGCGCGCCGCGCGCGCTCGAGGCGCCGAGGAGCCAACGGTTGTCGATGTCGGCGGCGGCAGCGGTGTGTGGGCGGTGCCCTTCGCGGCCGCCGGATGCCGGGTGACGGTGGTGGAGCCCAACCTCGATGCTCTTGCGACCTTGGAGCGGCGTGCGGCCGAGGACGGCGTCTTGGACCGGATCACGGTGGTGGCCGACGACTCCGACGCGCTGGCCGAGCATGTTCGGCCGGGTTCCGCCGACCTCGTGCTCGCGCATTCGCTCCTGGAGGTCGTGGACGATCCCGCGGGGGTCGTCACGGCGATCGCCGCGGTGACGGCCCAGGGGGGCGCCGTATCGGTGCTGACGGCCAACCGGCACGCGGCCGCGTTGCACTGGGCGCTTTCGGGGCGGCTTGAGGAGGCCCACCGGTTGCTCGCCGAACCCAGTGGTGTGCTGAGCGGCGACTCCGAGACGATCCTGCGCAGGCTCGACGTCGAAGGTCTGACCACCCTGCTCGAAGGCGCGGGGTTGACGGTGGAGCGGATTCAGGGCGACGGTGTCGTTTCGGAGATCATCTCGGCCGAGCCCGCCCCGGGGCTGGCCGCCTCGTGGGAACGTGACCTCGCGGAATTCGAGGCGTTGGCCGCGGTGACGGTCCCGTTGCGGGACATCGCGAGCCGACTGCACGCCCTGGCCCGTAAACCGGCCTGA
- a CDS encoding ParA family protein: protein MHTVAVLSLKGGVGKTTVALGIASAALRRGTRTLVADLDPQGNATATLDPPLTDATLADVLEAPRLGVLLKAIAASGWSDEVDVLVGSEDLELLNEPGPHAHRMDNLARALHELRTYPQGKPYELVILDCPPSLGRLTRSALIAADSALLVTEPTMYAVAGAQRALEAIDNIRVEHNPRLRPAGVVVNRLRSRSYEHEYRVQELRESFGRLVMPTAIPDRLVIQQAQGACTPIHEWNSPAAQEIALTFNMVLAKILRSDRAGRHRLAAQQPTEHPPVRHEGHPPIPPRREGHVPRLPAGRPHIDH, encoded by the coding sequence GTGCACACGGTCGCCGTACTGAGCCTCAAGGGAGGCGTCGGCAAAACGACGGTCGCTCTGGGTATCGCCTCGGCTGCGCTCCGCAGGGGAACCCGGACACTGGTGGCCGACCTCGATCCGCAGGGCAACGCCACCGCCACACTGGATCCTCCACTGACCGACGCCACACTCGCGGATGTACTGGAGGCACCTCGACTCGGGGTGCTGCTGAAAGCGATCGCGGCCAGCGGATGGAGCGACGAAGTCGACGTGCTCGTCGGGTCGGAGGACCTCGAGCTCCTCAACGAGCCGGGTCCACACGCGCATCGCATGGACAACCTGGCGAGGGCGCTCCACGAACTGCGCACCTATCCGCAGGGCAAGCCCTACGAGCTCGTCATCCTCGACTGTCCACCGTCGCTCGGGCGGTTGACCCGCTCCGCACTCATCGCCGCCGACAGCGCCCTCCTCGTCACCGAACCCACGATGTACGCGGTGGCGGGTGCGCAACGCGCGCTGGAAGCCATCGACAACATCCGCGTCGAGCACAACCCCCGACTGCGTCCGGCGGGAGTCGTGGTCAACCGGCTTCGTAGCCGGTCGTACGAACACGAGTACCGCGTTCAGGAACTACGGGAGTCGTTCGGGCGGCTGGTGATGCCCACGGCGATCCCCGACCGCTTGGTCATCCAACAAGCGCAGGGCGCCTGCACCCCCATCCACGAATGGAACTCGCCCGCGGCACAGGAGATCGCGCTGACCTTCAACATGGTGCTTGCGAAGATCCTGCGGTCCGACCGCGCGGGACGCCATCGGCTCGCCGCACAGCAGCCGACCGAACACCCTCCGGTCAGGCACGAGGGGCATCCCCCTATCCCGCCCAGGCGGGAGGGACATGTACCTCGTCTGCCCGCCGGACGACCGCACATCGACCACTAA
- a CDS encoding quinone-dependent dihydroorotate dehydrogenase, producing the protein MLFDKIVRPALYRLHRHDAEAVHERTVRLLSRVGTIGPMTTALRRHYRIDDPCTVFGIRFPNRLGLAAGMDKDGRALKAWSALGFGFVEVGTVTWHAQPGNPRPRLFALSDSDAVINRMGFNNAGATALAQRLDATGPLDVPLGISIGKSKVTPVEDAIADYRNSLVALHPYADYVAINVSSPNTPGLRKLQDRGALTELLTELSRTAHELADKAGRGPTPLLVKVAPDLSFDAIAELLDVCTEHKVAGIIATNTTLARDGLAPGDARFVEEQGGLSGRPLAARALDVVRFIHEQAGDSLPIIGVGGISGPDDALRMLDAGASLLQVFTAFALHGPGVVKRINSRLAPRSAAAR; encoded by the coding sequence GTGCTCTTCGACAAGATCGTCCGGCCTGCTCTCTATCGTCTCCACCGACACGACGCGGAAGCGGTGCACGAGCGAACGGTGCGCCTGTTGTCGAGGGTCGGCACGATCGGCCCGATGACCACCGCGCTGCGGCGTCACTACCGGATCGACGACCCGTGCACGGTCTTCGGCATCCGCTTTCCCAACCGTCTCGGGCTGGCTGCGGGCATGGACAAGGACGGTCGTGCGCTCAAGGCGTGGTCCGCGCTCGGCTTCGGGTTCGTCGAGGTCGGTACGGTCACCTGGCACGCACAGCCCGGTAATCCACGGCCGAGGCTGTTCGCTCTCAGCGACAGCGACGCGGTGATCAACCGCATGGGGTTCAACAACGCGGGCGCCACGGCCCTCGCCCAACGCCTCGATGCCACGGGCCCACTCGACGTCCCCTTGGGGATCAGTATCGGCAAATCGAAGGTCACCCCGGTCGAGGACGCGATCGCCGACTATCGGAACTCACTGGTGGCCCTGCACCCGTACGCCGACTACGTGGCCATCAACGTGAGCTCCCCCAACACTCCTGGACTGCGCAAGCTCCAGGACCGGGGCGCGCTCACCGAGTTGTTGACGGAGTTGTCCCGCACCGCGCACGAACTCGCGGACAAGGCCGGACGAGGACCGACACCACTGCTGGTGAAAGTGGCTCCGGATCTGTCCTTCGACGCCATCGCGGAACTGCTCGACGTCTGCACGGAACACAAGGTCGCGGGCATCATCGCCACGAACACGACCCTGGCCCGGGACGGACTCGCCCCCGGTGACGCCCGGTTCGTCGAGGAGCAGGGCGGATTGTCGGGCCGCCCGCTGGCCGCGCGGGCTTTGGACGTGGTGCGTTTCATACATGAACAAGCCGGTGACTCCCTGCCGATCATCGGGGTCGGTGGGATCAGCGGACCCGACGACGCGTTGCGCATGCTCGACGCGGGCGCGAGCCTGCTGCAGGTTTTCACCGCCTTCGCCTTGCACGGCCCCGGCGTGGTGAAACGGATCAACTCTCGGCTTGCGCCGCGATCGGCCGCAGCGCGCTGA
- a CDS encoding allophanate hydrolase-related protein codes for MNLFLFDDDTAPLPPITMSQVVQRVLSVFDALSRGFGPAPGVWLRCREDVLVDAKSVDERVRAGERLPLVGTLVAVPDDPVIVGRLARAGGVVAGHTVPGAMAAMSEARLETLSKLDALLVSEPPSMCRDVVGFVPTRGLIPLDGPGIGTVLAREAAVAQQVAAAVTGRDPRIGHSRDWPDSVRLSAGDHPRVGVPDGASRARLDAPVRARLEATVDTLRVVGALVDEVDLGGENGWCLRRAAFTLHEHDALLTPLGDEVGSLSQLVTRLDTAAVLIPAADGKGMGVVTKPFDDQVALDLAGLLTGSQASHPYPDTGVGLVAFGAYLRGQPRADDLIGAGARFAGFVTTARHYRMLLLQRDPPEAGVVDAGNSQKGGPLVGERWLLSPSALGEFVAHLPPPMRLGTVELSDGTTSLAILCDPAVAERGEDLTAWQCWRAYLRHLSALRPIAAQAES; via the coding sequence GTGAACCTGTTCCTGTTCGACGACGACACGGCCCCACTTCCTCCGATCACCATGAGTCAGGTGGTCCAGCGCGTATTGTCGGTGTTCGACGCGCTCTCACGGGGGTTCGGCCCCGCTCCGGGAGTGTGGTTGCGCTGCCGGGAGGACGTCCTGGTCGACGCCAAGTCCGTGGACGAGCGGGTACGGGCGGGAGAACGTCTGCCGTTGGTGGGTACGCTCGTCGCCGTACCGGACGACCCTGTGATCGTCGGACGGCTGGCTCGAGCGGGGGGTGTGGTGGCCGGCCACACCGTCCCGGGTGCCATGGCGGCCATGTCCGAGGCTCGTTTGGAGACGCTCAGCAAGCTCGATGCTCTATTGGTGAGCGAGCCACCGTCGATGTGCCGTGACGTGGTCGGGTTCGTGCCGACGCGGGGGCTCATCCCGCTCGACGGGCCGGGGATCGGCACGGTGTTGGCGCGGGAGGCGGCCGTGGCGCAGCAGGTCGCCGCAGCCGTCACCGGACGCGACCCACGCATCGGTCACAGCCGGGACTGGCCCGATTCGGTTCGCCTCAGCGCGGGGGACCATCCACGTGTCGGCGTGCCGGACGGTGCCTCGCGCGCCCGACTGGACGCTCCCGTACGGGCCAGGCTGGAGGCGACGGTGGACACCCTCCGGGTCGTGGGAGCGCTGGTCGACGAAGTCGACCTCGGCGGGGAGAACGGCTGGTGTCTGAGGCGGGCGGCGTTCACCCTGCACGAGCACGATGCGCTTCTGACTCCTCTCGGAGATGAGGTCGGATCGCTGTCGCAGCTGGTGACCCGGCTGGACACCGCCGCCGTATTGATCCCCGCGGCGGATGGGAAAGGTATGGGTGTGGTGACCAAGCCGTTCGACGATCAGGTGGCGCTCGATCTCGCCGGGTTGCTCACCGGTTCGCAGGCTTCCCACCCCTACCCGGACACCGGGGTCGGGCTGGTGGCGTTCGGGGCCTATCTGCGAGGTCAACCCCGCGCGGACGACCTGATCGGGGCTGGCGCCCGATTTGCGGGGTTCGTCACCACTGCTCGGCACTACCGCATGCTGTTACTGCAGCGGGACCCACCCGAAGCGGGTGTCGTGGACGCGGGCAACTCCCAAAAAGGCGGGCCGTTGGTGGGAGAACGCTGGCTGCTCTCCCCGTCGGCGCTGGGTGAGTTCGTGGCGCACCTTCCTCCACCCATGCGCTTGGGCACGGTGGAGCTGTCGGATGGCACGACCTCTCTCGCGATCCTGTGTGATCCGGCGGTGGCCGAACGTGGTGAGGACCTCACGGCGTGGCAATGCTGGCGCGCCTATCTACGGCACCTCAGCGCGCTGCGGCCGATCGCGGCGCAAGCCGAGAGTTGA
- the pspM gene encoding phage shock envelope stress response protein PspM: protein MAGGRNDYFRRYRQLQRLPDYAQRAQRLWRAYAENARSGTSSENSENGGRSVTRPPIAAIPPVLAEVRDKWVQWNDPAAKHERRKRRTSRALTLWIVLSLLCVLYALAGYTGITGGIDGWQGAFSGLVGTVVFSALSVRSGIRLYQLSRMSVPPARRPSTLPRPGSAAREPMERLARSESSLAELLDQLSTTSAPVPPLTVEQTRSTAAETASALRALASRIESVERARASAPAAERPALDSAIAGLREQLEDGVEEYGALVAAAGRTVAATDSGMPEAKDALTDATDRLAGLASALRELSSS, encoded by the coding sequence GTGGCGGGCGGACGGAACGACTACTTTCGCAGGTACAGACAGCTGCAACGTCTGCCCGACTACGCCCAGCGAGCGCAGCGCCTGTGGCGGGCATACGCCGAGAACGCGCGGTCCGGCACCTCCTCCGAGAACTCCGAAAACGGCGGTCGGTCCGTGACACGGCCACCGATCGCCGCCATCCCGCCCGTGCTCGCGGAGGTGCGGGACAAGTGGGTTCAGTGGAACGATCCCGCGGCCAAGCACGAACGTCGGAAGCGGCGTACCTCGCGTGCGTTGACGTTGTGGATCGTTCTCTCCTTACTGTGCGTTCTCTATGCGCTCGCCGGTTACACCGGCATCACCGGCGGGATCGACGGTTGGCAGGGCGCTTTCAGCGGTCTTGTCGGCACGGTCGTCTTCAGCGCACTCAGCGTGCGGTCGGGCATTCGGCTGTATCAGCTGAGCAGGATGTCGGTGCCCCCGGCCCGGAGGCCGTCCACGCTCCCACGGCCGGGGTCGGCGGCGCGGGAACCCATGGAACGGTTGGCTCGCAGTGAATCGTCCTTGGCGGAGTTGCTGGACCAACTGTCGACGACTTCCGCTCCCGTGCCGCCTTTGACGGTCGAGCAGACCCGATCCACCGCGGCGGAGACCGCCTCCGCGTTGCGTGCCCTGGCGTCGCGTATCGAATCGGTCGAACGAGCTCGGGCTTCCGCGCCCGCGGCGGAAAGACCTGCGTTGGATTCCGCCATCGCGGGACTGCGGGAACAGCTCGAGGACGGGGTCGAGGAGTACGGGGCGTTGGTGGCCGCAGCGGGGCGTACCGTGGCCGCGACCGACAGTGGGATGCCGGAGGCCAAGGACGCCCTGACGGACGCGACCGACCGCCTCGCGGGATTGGCGTCCGCATTGCGCGAGCTGTCGTCGAGCTGA
- a CDS encoding PspA/IM30 family protein, whose translation MANPFVKFWKYLMAAFSSKVDEHADPKVQIQQAIEEAQRNHQMLSQQAASVIGNQRQLEMKLNRQLGEVEKLQASIRQALTLAEEARAKGDEAKAQEFEAAAEGFATQLVTAEQGIEDLKTLHDQALQAAEQAKQAVERNASMLQQKLAERTKLLSQLEQAKMQEQVSASLNQMSELAAPSNTPSLDEVRDKIEKRYSTALGAAELAQNSVQGRMLEVQHSTTELAGRSRLEQIRASMKGESVAQVTGGSTTGGTTSSSSADIQREIQARVEAEQQKNQS comes from the coding sequence ATGGCCAATCCTTTCGTGAAGTTCTGGAAGTACCTCATGGCGGCGTTCTCATCCAAGGTCGATGAGCACGCTGATCCGAAGGTGCAGATCCAGCAGGCCATCGAGGAGGCGCAGCGGAACCACCAGATGCTCTCCCAGCAGGCTGCATCGGTGATCGGTAACCAGCGGCAGCTGGAGATGAAGCTGAACCGGCAGCTCGGCGAGGTGGAGAAGCTGCAGGCGTCCATCCGCCAGGCCCTGACGCTTGCGGAGGAGGCCCGCGCCAAGGGTGACGAGGCGAAGGCCCAGGAGTTCGAGGCCGCCGCGGAAGGGTTCGCCACCCAGCTGGTGACCGCTGAACAGGGCATCGAGGACCTCAAGACCCTGCACGACCAGGCGTTGCAGGCCGCTGAGCAGGCCAAGCAGGCGGTGGAGCGCAACGCCAGCATGTTGCAGCAGAAGCTGGCCGAGCGGACCAAGCTGCTCTCGCAGCTGGAGCAGGCCAAGATGCAGGAGCAGGTGTCCGCGTCGCTGAACCAGATGTCCGAGTTGGCCGCGCCCAGCAACACGCCGTCGTTGGACGAGGTCCGCGACAAGATCGAGAAGCGCTACAGCACGGCGTTGGGTGCGGCCGAGCTGGCGCAGAACTCGGTGCAGGGCCGGATGCTGGAGGTGCAGCACTCCACCACGGAGCTCGCCGGACGCAGCCGCCTCGAGCAGATCCGGGCTTCGATGAAGGGCGAGTCGGTCGCGCAGGTCACCGGAGGCTCGACCACGGGTGGCACGACGTCGTCCAGCAGCGCGGACATCCAGCGGGAGATCCAGGCCCGGGTGGAAGCCGAGCAGCAGAAGAACCAGTCGTAG
- a CDS encoding helix-turn-helix domain-containing protein, with protein MTVLLREAIGDRLRHARTTKRRTLRDISRAAKVSLGYLSEVERGQKEASSELLASICEALELPLGELLHNVAADVSALDRVNSGVDPAAEPRPDQARASDTGGARVAEGKEPVSAGSGGLEEDRLASGTADSDLSDLYLSPALRTTIRAPKSKAVLAA; from the coding sequence ATGACCGTGCTGTTGCGTGAGGCGATCGGTGATCGGCTCCGTCATGCCCGCACCACCAAGCGCCGGACGCTGCGCGATATCTCCCGCGCCGCCAAGGTGAGTCTCGGGTACTTGTCCGAGGTCGAGCGAGGCCAGAAGGAGGCGTCCAGCGAGTTGCTCGCCTCGATCTGCGAGGCGCTGGAGCTTCCTCTCGGCGAGTTGCTGCACAATGTCGCGGCGGATGTGTCGGCCCTCGATCGCGTCAACTCGGGTGTCGACCCCGCGGCTGAGCCGAGGCCGGACCAGGCCCGTGCGAGCGATACCGGCGGCGCACGTGTCGCGGAAGGTAAGGAACCGGTCTCAGCTGGTTCCGGCGGGTTGGAGGAGGATCGTCTCGCCAGCGGAACGGCGGACAGCGACCTCTCCGATCTCTACCTCTCGCCTGCTTTGCGTACCACGATTCGTGCTCCGAAGTCGAAGGCCGTCCTGGCGGCGTGA